In Humulus lupulus chromosome 6, drHumLupu1.1, whole genome shotgun sequence, a single genomic region encodes these proteins:
- the LOC133785667 gene encoding uncharacterized protein LOC133785667: protein MAKTSRKADQSGHTSGSIPNQPPPQDVAEDELQVELEEEEMDAETLRTTLIQREIDRQCQELNERQADIDHWQRDAMAALEAAIQLARGQPAPTSQPDQPPSSHLQQNMQSKFPQYHQDPPQPRNHEGPEQPPTAQQESPVQNPNRKNEHQPLSRASRDNVQQQRLNRAK from the exons ATGGCGAAAACCTCCAGGAAAGCGGATCAGTCAGGGCACACTTCTGGAAGTATaccaaatcaacctcctccacaagatgtAGCAGAGGACGAGCTACAGGTGGaactggaagaggaggagatggatgctgaaacATTGCGAACAACTTTGATT caaagggagattgacagGCAGTGCCAAGAACTTAATGAGCGGCAAGCTGACATAGATCACTGGCAGAGAGATGCCATGGCAGCTTTAGAAGCGGCCATTCAATTAGCACGAGGACAACCTGCACCTACCtcccaaccagatcagccacccagCTCTCACCTTCAACAAAATATGCAGTCAAAGTTTCCCCAGTATCATCAAgatccaccacaaccaaggaatcATGAAGGACCAGAACAACCTCCCACTGCTCAACAAGAAAGTCCAGTCCAAAATCCTAATCGAAAAAATGAGCATCAACCACTCTCTCGGGCTAGTCGAGATAATGTTCAGCAACAAAGGCTGAATAGGGCAAAGTAG